A genomic region of Aspergillus oryzae RIB40 DNA, chromosome 1 contains the following coding sequences:
- a CDS encoding ATP-binding protein (predicted protein) codes for MKQHAREELRRPQPVNYAPTGSISEVHNLYESKPDKRGRTTWTKEYPDDLTVPAENTESGQYALLVRNVKCYDGRKPLQIHSIVVQSESLKEFLVRVFKDYPGLTMTLKRVEFKPPFMPFVHRWEGFQKARDEVKDPMTKSVVDLLYNILEEELRETITRRKDLILNGVVTHDMLWAIFEPGVNVYCIHGDHERVLQSLSASTNCEGVFVVSAKYVDYDGNGFGYRKQGQCIPPFQGTVPITSLPVFPLHFHPNAGGVRDNLISRGRLWEEHSGYHYKQYEGPGFTKFMGQTMQLNVKSRIIIDGEAFNTFNPNDSTRIDGCTKTLSDEQRLLATPILRGYSLKDKRWLEFYLEGVRDIVWDSQAFDSLVLPAEQQRLKGLILAIAKAQSKQMDTFDDIVQGKGRGVIIQLSGPPGVGKTLTAESVAEVMRVPLYVLSAGDLGTSPGNVEKALKDILRMVPKWGAVLLLDEADVFMETRNSKDLERNELVSIFLRLLEYYEGILFLTTNRAESIDPAFESRIHVSVRYPDLDAKSRRQIWTQFLGANGGFLSEQLDYLAQVKLNGRQIKNVLKTAHLLAREQDHEIGYDHVRTVLDLRAPSNANLMDETD; via the exons atgaagcaacATGCGAGAGAGGAGCTCCGACGACCTCAG CCCGTGAACTATGCCCCCACCGGTTCCATCTCCGAGGTCCATAACCTCTACGAGTCAAAGCCGGACAAACGGGGTCGCACAACGTGGACGAAGGAATACCCTGATGACCTCACCGTCCCGGCCGAGAATACTGAATCCGGCCAATACGCACTCCTGGTGCGAAACGTGAAGTGTTACGACGGCCGTAAACCCCTGCAGATTCACTCCATCGTCGTTCAAAGTGAATCACTGAAGGAGTTTCTGGTCAGGGTCTTCAAGGACTACCCCGGCCTGACGATGACGTTGAAGCGGGTTGAGTTCAAGCCACCATTCATGCCGTTTGTCCACCGGTGGGAGGGATTCCAGAAGGCCAGGGACGAAGTCAAAGACCCCATGACCAAGTCCGTAGTCGACCTACTCTATAACATTTTAGAGGAAGAGCTTCGTGAGACTATTACCCGCAGGAAGGACCTGATTCTCAATGGCGTTGTCACTCACGATATGCTTTGGGCGATCTTTGAACCGGGAGTCAATGTTTATTGTATTCATGGCGATCATGAACGTGTCCTCCAGTCATTGTCGGCCTCGACCAACTGTGAAGGAGTATTTGTTGTGTCCGCTAAGTACGTTGACTATGATGGAAATGGCTTTGGATATAGGAAGCAAGGCCAATGCATCCCCCCTTTCCAAGGGACAGTGCCAATCACTTCCCTACCCGTTTTCCCTCTACATTTCCACCCAAATGCAGGCGGCGTACGGGACAATCTCATTTCCAGGGGAAGATTGTGGGAGGAACACAGCGGATATCACTACAAGCAGTACGAAGGACCTGGGTTCACCAAATTCATGGGACAGACCATGCAGCTCAACGTCAAGAGCCGAATCATTATTGACGGCGAGGCCTTCAATACTTTCAACCCCAACGACTCCACCAGAATTGATGGCTGCACCAAAACTCTCAGCGATGAGCAACGGCTTCTGGCGACTCCCATTCTGCGTGGGTACTCGCTAAAGGATAAAAGATGGCTCGAATTCTATCTCGAAGGGGTAAGGGATATTGTCTGGGACTCACAGGCTTTCGACTCGCTGGTCCTTCCGGCAGAGCAGCAGCGACTGAAAGGTCTGATTCTGGCCATCGCAAAGGCACAGTCGAAGCAGATGGATACCTTTGACGACATAGTGCAGGGCAAGGGTCGGGGCGTCATCATACAGCTGAGTGGCCCTCCCGGAGTAGGAAAGACGCTCACGGCTGAAAGTGTAGCGGAGGTGATGCGGGTTCCTTTGTATGTTTTGAGTGCGGGAGACCTAGGCACATCCCCTGGGAATGTCGAAAAGGCACTGAAGGATATCCTTCGCATGGTCCCTAAGTGGGGTGCAGTTCTTCTGCTCGACGAGGCGGATGTGTTCATGGAGACGCGTAATTCCAAGGATCTGGAGCGGAATGAGTTGGTTTCAATCTTCTTGCGACTGTTGGAATATTATGAG GGTATTTTGTTCCTCACGACCAATCGTGCCGAAAGCATTGATCCGGCTTTCGAGTCGCGTATTCATGTGTCGGTTCGGTACCCTGACCTCGATGCCAAGTCACGGCGCCAGATCTGGACACAATTCCTGGGCGCGAATGGCGGGTTCTTGTCGGAACAGCTGGACTATCTTGCCCAGGTGAAGCTAAATGGTCGACAGATCAAGAACGTGCTGAAGACGGCGCATCTTCTGGCGCGCGAGCAGGATCATGAGATTGGATATGATCATGTTCGGACGGTTTTGGACTTGCGGGCACCAAGTAATGCGAATTTGATGGATGAGACTGATTAA
- a CDS encoding uncharacterized protein (predicted protein), giving the protein MTRPNPTDQGHPLDLYKSDDVVVEAYTDLQTVITFIKEYFESFLSGDEQYMAITQVSDDNLLEFNKWRACTRPRTFLVRTFPNHNTLVIKFKSPLCEQVSEAMYQRFYIRKYQQHHGLTSDILSHAGPTIYTLQNGLQLEAEQAYIPLASRAPDNYPSLVMEFGDMASIGALRVDAQLWLENTSGRTKFVLVVAFDIEKIVFECWEYRDGEVECIHEVSVDYQSGRVRHAPLMIPLASILDEMPDLPGITEDATIAFSDEDLVSLMRETVYSEAS; this is encoded by the coding sequence ATGACCAGGCCGAACCCAACAGACCAGGGTCATCCCCTGGATCTGTATAAGAGCGACGACGTGGTTGTGGAAGCCTACACAGACCTTCAAACAGTCATCACATTCATCAAGGAGTACTTTGAATCCTTTCTGAGTGGCGACGAACAGTACATGGCGATCACACAAGTGTCGGACGATAACCTTCTGGAATTCAACAAATGGCGAGCATGCACTCGACCCCGTACATTCCTAGTCCGAACATTTCCCAATCATAACACTCTGGTCATCAAATTCAAATCGCCACTATGCGAGCAAGTCAGCGAAGCCATGTACCAAAGGTTCTACATTCGTAAATACCAACAGCATCACGGACTCACTTCGGATATACTTTCTCACGCCGGCCCTACGATATACACTCTGCAAAACGGACTGCAGCTCGAAGCAGAACAAGCTTATATCCCCCTTGCAAGCCGAGCACCCGATAACTACCCGTCCCTCGTCATGGAATTCGGAGATATGGCTTCCATTGGTGCGCTCCGAGTCGATGCGCAATTATGGCTGGAGAATACTTCCGGTCGTACAAAATTCGTCCTGGTAGTCgcctttgatattgagaagatcgTGTTCGAGTGCTGGGAATATAGAGATGGTGAAGTAGAGTGTATACACGAGGTCAGTGTGGACTATCAAAGTGGGAGGGTTCGACATGCCCCCTTGATGATCCCGTTAGCCTCGATTCTGGATGAAATGCCTGACCTTCCGGGCATCACGGAGGATGCGACGATTGCGTTTTCGGATGAGGACCTTGTCAGTTTAATGCGGGAGACTGTTTACAGTGAGGCGTCGTGA
- a CDS encoding MFS transporter (synaptic vesicle transporter SVOP and related transporters (major facilitator superfamily)) gives MDNVGNGTHVATRDLEKVSGSAEAVWDEAFLVTFDQNEAQNPLNWTKKRKWGVTAAISGTGFVRIMVSTMMAPSIDTMAEELDTSITESTMALSVYLLATAFGPLIIGPVSEIYGRKSIFHITNIWFLVWNLVCGFAHSKGLLMAARLLAGFGASAVYSLGYGVLGDVWSAEQRGRSLSLYLLIPLTGSAVGPIVSGFIVKYSTWRWMFWSTAILQLTLDLSSLLFHESYAPLLLRRRAEELRSNTGGSRYHAAIEMREAGLSPPRKLSRSLSRPLRLLAFHPIIQMQAILEGIDYGLLYFALSSFSALYVAAYGESVEISGLHYIVICIGTVSGSQLCGPLMDYAYQRLSSNTGETQIPELRIPLLLPGALITPIGFLLYGWAAQYHLIWVVVDVGAALLSLGMQIFDTTLHAYVMDSYPEHVSSASAATQVLRSLLAFAFPLLSNSLYDSLGYGWGNSLLACLSIGIALPATGILWRWGATLRGRQQSSY, from the exons ATGGATAATGTCGGAAATGGCACGCATGTGGCAACACGCGATCTGGAGAAAGTCTCTGGTAGTGCGGAAGCTGTTTGGGACGAGGCGTTCCTTGTCACCTTCGACCAGAATGAAGCCCAGAACCCCTTGAATTGGACCAAGAAGCGAAAATGGGGGGTCACCGCGGCCATCTCTGGCACGGGCTTTGTCCGCATCATGGTGTCGACA ATGATGGCGCCGTCAATCGATACCATGGCCGAGGAGTTGGATACGTCCATTACCGAGTCCACCATGGCATTGTCGGTCTATCTTTTGGCAACAGCGTTTGGGCCACTCATCATCGGCCCTGTATCCGAAATCTATGGAAGAAAGTCGATTTTCCACATTACGAATATCTGGTTCCTAGTCTGGAATTTGGTCTGCGGCTTTGCCCACTCCAAGGGCCTGCTCATGGCCGCTCGTCTTCTCGCTGGATTTGGCGCGAGTGCAGTGTACAGTCTGGGGTACGGCGTGCTGGGAGACGTGTGGTCAGCGGAGCAGAGAGGACGGTCACTCAGTCTATATTTGCTCATTCCCCTAACAGGGTCTGCTGTCGGACCCATCGTCAGTGGTTTTATTGTTAAATATTCCACCTGGCGATGGATGTTCTGGTCGACCGCCATTCTCCAACTCACCCTCGACCTCTCCTCGCTTTTATTCCACGAGAGTTACGCACCacttctcctccgtcgccgaGCTGAGGAATTGCGCAGTAACACGGGCGGTTCGCGTTACCACGCAGCGATCGAAATGCGCGAAGCAGGCCTTTCACCCCCGAGGAAGTTGAGTCGGAGCCTGTCCCGTCCCTTGCGTTTGCTGGCATTCCATCCAATCATTCAAATGCAGGCTATTCTGGAGGGCATTGATTACGGTCTACTTTACTTCGCCTtgagttctttttctgcTCTCTACGTCGCAGCGTACGGTGAATCGGTTGAAATATCCGGACTCCACTACATAGTCATCTGCATCGGCACGGTCTCGGGCTCTCAGCTCTGCGGCCCGCTCATGGATTATGCCTATCAGAGACTGAGCAGCAACACTGGCGAAACCCAAATACCTGAGCTTCGCATACCACTTCTACTCCCCGGAGCTCTCATCACCCCcatcggctttcttctctatgGCTGGGCCGCGCAATATCACCTGATTTGGGTGGTCGTCGACGTCGGGGCAGCCTTGTTGTCCCTCGGTATGCAAATATTTGACACCACCCTGCATGCATATGTCATGGATTCCTACCCCGAGCACGTCAGTTCGGCATCGGCTGCAACGCAGGTGTTGCGGAGTCTGTTGGCTTTCGCGTTCCCATTATTATCTAACAGTCTTTACGACTCCCTCGGATATGGGTGGGGGAACAGCCTGTTGGCGTGTTTATCGATTGGCATCGCGCTGCCCGCGACCGGCATCCTTTGGCGCTGGGGTGCCACACTGAGGGGGAGGCAGCAGTCCAGCTATTGA
- a CDS encoding sugar porter family MFS transporter (predicted transporter (major facilitator superfamily)) has translation MKKIYNVYFLCGFATLGGGLFGFDISSMSGVLGTAAYTNYFQVGSGQYKQGSITCAMPFGSLVGALCSSFIADRYSRVRAIQFSSILWIIGSIFMCASNGIPLLVVGRVIAGGCVGIASAMVPVYQAEIAPKEIRGRVISLQQWAITWGILIQYFIQYGASNIDGGPNNPTQSTAAFRIPWGIQIVPGVILFFGMFLFPKSPRWLASKDRWEEALQVLSKLHGQGDVNHPKVLAEYKEIQEALALEREQSATGFQELIKPRIFKRVILGMSLQMWSQLCGMNVMMYYIVYIMQSTGAGSPLLTASIQYILNTALTLPAIIYLDKFGRRPAILIGFFLQAIFLYLEGGLQGGFGAPNPHTDPKLDAISWTVADHPAVGKAIIALSYLFVCSFATTIGPTSWTYPAEIYPAKVRAKAVSLATASNWIWNCLLALFVPPLLWSINWKMYMIFAAFNTAAFIHMFLTAPETKGYTLEEMDDVFDSGLPAWRKLERKSRMEELEKEIIEGNLKITPAHEATGVSATHVTPEKQV, from the exons atgaagaaaatctaCAATGTCTACTTTCTCTGTGGCTTTGCCACTCTTG GTGGTGGTTTGTTCGGTTTTGATATCTCGTCTATGAGTG GCGTTCTGGGTACTGCAGCGTATACCAACTATTTCCAAGTGGGTAGCGGTCAATATAAGCAG GGCAGTATCACCTGTGCGATGCCTTTCGGCTCTCTCGTCGGTGCACTGTGCTCTAGCTTTATTGCCGATCGCTATTCGCGTGTCAGGGCGATCCAGTTCTCTTCCATTCTGTGGATCATTGGCTCAAT CTTTATGTGTGCATCGAACGGGATCCCTCTTTTAGTCGTCGGTCGTGTCATCGCAGGTGGTTGCGTCGGTATCGCATCTGCGATGGTCCCCGTCTATCAGGCCGAGATAGCACCAAAAGAAATTCGAGGACGAGTTATATCACTGCAACAATGGGCTATCACATGGGGTATCTTGATTCAATATTTTATT CAATATGGCGCGAGCAACATCGACGGCGGCCCAAACAACCCCACGCAGAGTACTGCTGCTTTCCGCATTCCTTGGGGTATTCAAATTGTACCCGGCgtcattctcttctttggcatGTTCCTCTTCCCCAAGTCTCCCCGTTGGCTCGCCAGCAAGGACCGTTGGGAGGAAGCTCTGCAGGTGCTATCGAAGCTACACGGTCAAGGAGACGTCAACCACCCCAAGGTCCTCGCCGAATATAAGGAAATCCAGGAAGCTCTGGCGTTAGAGCGGGAGCAATCAGCTACTGGTTTCCAGGAGCTCATCAAGCCTCGCATTTTCAAGCGTGTCATCTTGGGTATGAGCTTGCAGATGTGGTCGCAGCTGTGTGGAATGAACGTGATGATGTACTACATTG TCTATATCATGCAGAGCACAGGCGCTGGATCGCCACTTCTAACCGCATCAATTCAATACATTCTTAACACGGCTCTGACCCTACCTGCCATTATCTACCTGGATAAATTTGGCCGACGCCCAGCAATCTTAATTGGATTCTTCCTCCAGGCTATTTTCCTTTACCTGGAGGGTGGACTGCAAGGAGGATTTGGGGCGCCCAACCCTCATACCGATCCCAAGCTCGATGCTATTTCGTGGACGGTGGCCGACCACCCCGCCGTGGGGAAGGCGATTATCGCATTGTCGTATCTGTTCGTGTGCTCCTTCGCGACGACCATCGGCCCGACTTCATGGACCTATCCCGCTGAGATCTATCCTGCGAAAGTCCGCGCTAAAGCAGTCTCGCTCGCTACGGCCTCGAACTGGATTTGGAACTGTCTCCTGGCCCTCTTCGTTCCACCGTTGCTCTGGTCGATCAATTGGAAGATGTACATGATT TTCGCTGCCTTCAACACCGCAGCCTTCATCCACATGTTCCTAACGGCTCCCGAAACAAAAGGTTAcacgctggaggagatggacGATGTCTTTGACAGTGGACTTCCAGCATGGCGCAAGCTCGAGAGGAAGAGTCGtatggaagagctggagaaagagatcATCGAAGGAAATCTCAAGATTACTCCTGCACACGAGGCTACTGGCGTCTCTGCTACGCATGTGACCCCGGAGAAGCAAGTGTAA